The proteins below come from a single Macaca fascicularis isolate 582-1 chromosome 9, T2T-MFA8v1.1 genomic window:
- the LOC135964897 gene encoding uncharacterized protein, whose translation MGLTADETLKKPHPGKRLQSLPRSPSLVLGREHRPRSCSSDSSPPLPNPEHLFLRVHIPAGPLRSSSPTAQLSKAPKLWALQASPSRPLPLVPRPPLTPQPQALGSTTSISFRFHSRADSPGSLNRLPGAPPGRGPSATPGSIPDSLLTLGSRRPPSYPLLSLSSRSPPRSESGSPDPPPSRRPSRRRSPGPCPPRRSAAPQAAGAEPGAGSRSGGGGGGGCAQASSRPPSPPRRQLLTAEPELLREARPYRPGTGFYRQGAGPTLEKTRGSRWARLENREAAAGEPEGACVMPRAKARARRRSSRL comes from the exons CCCCACCCGGGTAAGAGGCTCCAGTCCCTGCCCCGATCGCCCTCCCTCGTCCTGGGAAGGGAACACCGGCCCAGGTCTTGCTCCTCTGACTCTTCACCCCCGCTGCCAAACCCAGAGCATCTCTTCCTCCGGGTCCACATTCCCGCAGGACCCCTTCGATCTTCTTCCCCCACTGCGCAGCTTTCAAAAGCCCCCAAGCTCTGGGCTCTTCAAGCCTCCCCCTCCCGCCCCCTCCCTCTCGTTCCTCGGCCTCCACTTACCCCTCAGCCTCAGGCCCTCGGTTCGACAACCTCCATTTCCTTCAGATTCCATTCCAGAGCTGACTCTCCCGGCTCCCTCAACCGTCTCCCCGGGGCCCCTCCGGGTCGCGGTCCCTCGGCAACCCCCGGCTCCATCCCAGACTCCCTACTCACCCTTGGCAGCAGGCGCCCCCCAAGCTACCCTCTCCTCAGCCTCAGCTCCCGCTCACCTCCGCGGTCCGAGTCGGGCTCCCCGGACCCACCTCCGAGTCGGCGTCCGAGCCGCCGTCGGAGTCCGGGGCCCTGCCCGCCTCGCCGGAGTGCAGCGCCTCAAGCGGCGGGGGCGGAGCCCGGGGCGGGGAGCCGGAGTGGAGGCGGGGGCGGTGGCGGCTGCGCGCAGGCATCGTCCCGGCCGCCGTCACCGCCGCGCCGGCAGCTGCTCACAGCCGAACCGGAACTGCTTCGGGAGGCGAGGCCCTACCGGCCGGGAACGGGGTTCTACCGGCAGGGGGCGGGGCCCACACTGGAAAAGACGCGAGGCTCCAGATGGGCCCGACTGGAGAACCGAGAAGCTGCCGCGGGGGAGCCAGAGGGCGCATGCGTCATGCCGAGGGCCAAAGCGAGA GCCAGGCGCAgaagctcacgcctgtaa
- the DUSP13B gene encoding dual specificity protein phosphatase 13B isoform X2, which produces MAETSLPELVGEDKATPCPSILELEELLRAGKSSCSRVDEVWPNLFIGDAQGPGALCGGREPLRHASPGLPHAAPAAVPAPGGDHREAAPMGLPQPRLPAPALQAGPATAGCRPELRGQSWSLLPAMGLCQFATLALVLLVLLEALAQADTQKMVGAQRGVRPRACYSIRLLLAPAPPLHHCLWPPQKQHQVCGDRQLKAGSTNCPSEKCTAWARYSHRMDSLQKQDLRRPKIHGAVRASPYQPPTLASLQRLLWVRQAAMLNHIDEVWPSLFLGDAYAARDKSKLTQLGITHVVNAAAGKFQVDTGAKFYRGMSLEYYGIEADDNPFFDLSVYFLPVARYIRAALSIPQGRVLVHCAMGISRSATLVLAFLMIYENMTLVEAIQTVQAHRNICPNSGFLRQLQVLDNRLGRETGRL; this is translated from the exons ATGGCTGAGACCTCGCTCCCAGAGCTGGTGGGAGAGGACAAAGCCACGCCTTGCCCCAGCATCCTGGAGCTGGAGGAGCTCCTGAGGGCGGGGAAGTCTTCTTGCAGCCGCGTGGATGAAGTTTGGCCCAACCTTTTCATAGGAGATGC CCAAGGTCCTGGTGCACTGTGTGGTGGGCGTGAGCCGCTCCGCCACGCTAGTCCTGGCCTACCTCATGCTGCACCAGCGGCTGTCCCTGCGCCAGGCGGTGATCACCGTGAGGCAGCACCGATGGGTCTTCCCCAACCGAGGCTTCCTGCACCAGCTCTGCAGGCTGGACCAGCAACTGCGGGGTGCCGGCCAGAGCTGAGGGGCCAG AGCTGGTCCTTACTCCCTGCCATGGGGCTCTGCCAATTTGCCACCCTGGCACTGGTCCTTCTGGTGCTGCTGGAGGCTCTGGCCCAGGCGGACACACAGAAGATGGTGGGAGCCCAGCGTGGAGTCCGCCCTAGAGCCTGCTACTCCATCCGGCTCCTCCTGGCGCCTGCACCCCCTCTCCACCACTGTCTTTGGCCTCCACAG aaacagcatCAAGTGTGCGGAGACAGGCAGCTGAAAGCCGGCAGCACAAACTGCCCGTCAGAGAAGTGCACAGCCTGGGCCAGATATTCCCACAG GATGGACTCCCTGCAGAAGCAGGACCTCCGGAGGCCCAAGATCCACGGGGCAGTCCGGGCATCCCCCTACCAGCCGCCCACGTTGGCTTCGCTACAGCGTTTGCTGTGGGTCCGTCAGGCTGCCATGCTGAACCACATCGACGAGGTCTGGCCCAGCCTCTTCCTGGGAGATGC GTACGCAGCCCGGGACAAGAGCAAGCTGACCCAGCTGGGAATCACCCACGTTGTGAATGCTGCTGCGGGCAAGTTCCAGGTGGACACAGGTGCCAAGTTCTACCGTGGAATGTCCCTGGAGTACTATGGCATCGAGGCAGATGACAACCCCTTCTTTGACCTCAGTGTCTACTTTCTGCCTGTTGCTCGATACATCCGAGCTGCCCTCAGTATTCCCCAAG GCCGCGTGCTGGTACACTGTGCCATGGGGATAAGCCGCTCTGCCACGCTTGTCCTGGCCTTCCTCATGATCTACGAGAACATGACGCTGGTAGAGGCCATCCAGACGGTGCAGGCCCACCGCAATATCTGCCCTAACTCAGGCTTCCTCCGGCAGCTCCAGGTTCTGGACAACCGACTGGGGCGGGAGACGGGGCGGCTCTGA
- the DUSP13B gene encoding dual specificity protein phosphatase 13B isoform X1, translated as MAETSLPELVGEDKATPCPSILELEELLRAGKSSCSRVDEVWPNLFIGDAQGPGALCGGREPLRHASPGLPHAAPAAVPAPGGDHREAAPMGLPQPRLPAPALQAGPATAGCRPELRGQSWSLLPAMGLCQFATLALVLLVLLEALAQADTQKMVGAQRGVRPRACYSIRLLLAPAPPLHHCLWPPQKQHQVCGDRQLKAGSTNCPSEKCTAWARYSHSIPVAPGYCTMGFPISWIHPPGACLQPLRCPLCSRMDSLQKQDLRRPKIHGAVRASPYQPPTLASLQRLLWVRQAAMLNHIDEVWPSLFLGDAYAARDKSKLTQLGITHVVNAAAGKFQVDTGAKFYRGMSLEYYGIEADDNPFFDLSVYFLPVARYIRAALSIPQGRVLVHCAMGISRSATLVLAFLMIYENMTLVEAIQTVQAHRNICPNSGFLRQLQVLDNRLGRETGRL; from the exons ATGGCTGAGACCTCGCTCCCAGAGCTGGTGGGAGAGGACAAAGCCACGCCTTGCCCCAGCATCCTGGAGCTGGAGGAGCTCCTGAGGGCGGGGAAGTCTTCTTGCAGCCGCGTGGATGAAGTTTGGCCCAACCTTTTCATAGGAGATGC CCAAGGTCCTGGTGCACTGTGTGGTGGGCGTGAGCCGCTCCGCCACGCTAGTCCTGGCCTACCTCATGCTGCACCAGCGGCTGTCCCTGCGCCAGGCGGTGATCACCGTGAGGCAGCACCGATGGGTCTTCCCCAACCGAGGCTTCCTGCACCAGCTCTGCAGGCTGGACCAGCAACTGCGGGGTGCCGGCCAGAGCTGAGGGGCCAG AGCTGGTCCTTACTCCCTGCCATGGGGCTCTGCCAATTTGCCACCCTGGCACTGGTCCTTCTGGTGCTGCTGGAGGCTCTGGCCCAGGCGGACACACAGAAGATGGTGGGAGCCCAGCGTGGAGTCCGCCCTAGAGCCTGCTACTCCATCCGGCTCCTCCTGGCGCCTGCACCCCCTCTCCACCACTGTCTTTGGCCTCCACAG aaacagcatCAAGTGTGCGGAGACAGGCAGCTGAAAGCCGGCAGCACAAACTGCCCGTCAGAGAAGTGCACAGCCTGGGCCAGATATTCCCACAG CATCCCCGTGGCACCTGGGTACTGCACCATGGGCTTCCCCATCAGCTGGATCCACCCTCCAGGAGCCTGCCTCCAGCCACTGCGGTGTCCACTCTGTTCCAGGATGGACTCCCTGCAGAAGCAGGACCTCCGGAGGCCCAAGATCCACGGGGCAGTCCGGGCATCCCCCTACCAGCCGCCCACGTTGGCTTCGCTACAGCGTTTGCTGTGGGTCCGTCAGGCTGCCATGCTGAACCACATCGACGAGGTCTGGCCCAGCCTCTTCCTGGGAGATGC GTACGCAGCCCGGGACAAGAGCAAGCTGACCCAGCTGGGAATCACCCACGTTGTGAATGCTGCTGCGGGCAAGTTCCAGGTGGACACAGGTGCCAAGTTCTACCGTGGAATGTCCCTGGAGTACTATGGCATCGAGGCAGATGACAACCCCTTCTTTGACCTCAGTGTCTACTTTCTGCCTGTTGCTCGATACATCCGAGCTGCCCTCAGTATTCCCCAAG GCCGCGTGCTGGTACACTGTGCCATGGGGATAAGCCGCTCTGCCACGCTTGTCCTGGCCTTCCTCATGATCTACGAGAACATGACGCTGGTAGAGGCCATCCAGACGGTGCAGGCCCACCGCAATATCTGCCCTAACTCAGGCTTCCTCCGGCAGCTCCAGGTTCTGGACAACCGACTGGGGCGGGAGACGGGGCGGCTCTGA
- the DUSP13B gene encoding dual specificity protein phosphatase 13B isoform X8: protein MAETSLPELVGEDKATPCPSILELEELLRAGKSSCSRVDEVWPNLFIGDAMDSLQKQDLRRPKIHGAVRASPYQPPTLASLQRLLWVRQAAMLNHIDEVWPSLFLGDAYAARDKSKLTQLGITHVVNAAAGKFQVDTGAKFYRGMSLEYYGIEADDNPFFDLSVYFLPVARYIRAALSIPQGRVLVHCAMGISRSATLVLAFLMIYENMTLVEAIQTVQAHRNICPNSGFLRQLQVLDNRLGRETGRL from the exons ATGGCTGAGACCTCGCTCCCAGAGCTGGTGGGAGAGGACAAAGCCACGCCTTGCCCCAGCATCCTGGAGCTGGAGGAGCTCCTGAGGGCGGGGAAGTCTTCTTGCAGCCGCGTGGATGAAGTTTGGCCCAACCTTTTCATAGGAGATGC GATGGACTCCCTGCAGAAGCAGGACCTCCGGAGGCCCAAGATCCACGGGGCAGTCCGGGCATCCCCCTACCAGCCGCCCACGTTGGCTTCGCTACAGCGTTTGCTGTGGGTCCGTCAGGCTGCCATGCTGAACCACATCGACGAGGTCTGGCCCAGCCTCTTCCTGGGAGATGC GTACGCAGCCCGGGACAAGAGCAAGCTGACCCAGCTGGGAATCACCCACGTTGTGAATGCTGCTGCGGGCAAGTTCCAGGTGGACACAGGTGCCAAGTTCTACCGTGGAATGTCCCTGGAGTACTATGGCATCGAGGCAGATGACAACCCCTTCTTTGACCTCAGTGTCTACTTTCTGCCTGTTGCTCGATACATCCGAGCTGCCCTCAGTATTCCCCAAG GCCGCGTGCTGGTACACTGTGCCATGGGGATAAGCCGCTCTGCCACGCTTGTCCTGGCCTTCCTCATGATCTACGAGAACATGACGCTGGTAGAGGCCATCCAGACGGTGCAGGCCCACCGCAATATCTGCCCTAACTCAGGCTTCCTCCGGCAGCTCCAGGTTCTGGACAACCGACTGGGGCGGGAGACGGGGCGGCTCTGA
- the DUSP13B gene encoding dual specificity protein phosphatase 13B isoform X4 yields MAETSLPELVGEDKATPCPSILELEELLRAGKSSCSRVDEVWPNLFIGDAAGPYSLPWGSANLPPWHWSFWCCWRLWPRRTHRRWWEPSVESALEPATPSGSSWRLHPLSTTVFGLHRMDSLQKQDLRRPKIHGAVRASPYQPPTLASLQRLLWVRQAAMLNHIDEVWPSLFLGDAYAARDKSKLTQLGITHVVNAAAGKFQVDTGAKFYRGMSLEYYGIEADDNPFFDLSVYFLPVARYIRAALSIPQGRVLVHCAMGISRSATLVLAFLMIYENMTLVEAIQTVQAHRNICPNSGFLRQLQVLDNRLGRETGRL; encoded by the exons ATGGCTGAGACCTCGCTCCCAGAGCTGGTGGGAGAGGACAAAGCCACGCCTTGCCCCAGCATCCTGGAGCTGGAGGAGCTCCTGAGGGCGGGGAAGTCTTCTTGCAGCCGCGTGGATGAAGTTTGGCCCAACCTTTTCATAGGAGATGC AGCTGGTCCTTACTCCCTGCCATGGGGCTCTGCCAATTTGCCACCCTGGCACTGGTCCTTCTGGTGCTGCTGGAGGCTCTGGCCCAGGCGGACACACAGAAGATGGTGGGAGCCCAGCGTGGAGTCCGCCCTAGAGCCTGCTACTCCATCCGGCTCCTCCTGGCGCCTGCACCCCCTCTCCACCACTGTCTTTGGCCTCCACAG GATGGACTCCCTGCAGAAGCAGGACCTCCGGAGGCCCAAGATCCACGGGGCAGTCCGGGCATCCCCCTACCAGCCGCCCACGTTGGCTTCGCTACAGCGTTTGCTGTGGGTCCGTCAGGCTGCCATGCTGAACCACATCGACGAGGTCTGGCCCAGCCTCTTCCTGGGAGATGC GTACGCAGCCCGGGACAAGAGCAAGCTGACCCAGCTGGGAATCACCCACGTTGTGAATGCTGCTGCGGGCAAGTTCCAGGTGGACACAGGTGCCAAGTTCTACCGTGGAATGTCCCTGGAGTACTATGGCATCGAGGCAGATGACAACCCCTTCTTTGACCTCAGTGTCTACTTTCTGCCTGTTGCTCGATACATCCGAGCTGCCCTCAGTATTCCCCAAG GCCGCGTGCTGGTACACTGTGCCATGGGGATAAGCCGCTCTGCCACGCTTGTCCTGGCCTTCCTCATGATCTACGAGAACATGACGCTGGTAGAGGCCATCCAGACGGTGCAGGCCCACCGCAATATCTGCCCTAACTCAGGCTTCCTCCGGCAGCTCCAGGTTCTGGACAACCGACTGGGGCGGGAGACGGGGCGGCTCTGA
- the DUSP13B gene encoding dual specificity protein phosphatase 13B isoform X5 yields MGLPQPRLPAPALQAGPATAGCRPELRGQSWSLLPAMGLCQFATLALVLLVLLEALAQADTQKMVGAQRGVRPRACYSIRLLLAPAPPLHHCLWPPQKQHQVCGDRQLKAGSTNCPSEKCTAWARYSHRMDSLQKQDLRRPKIHGAVRASPYQPPTLASLQRLLWVRQAAMLNHIDEVWPSLFLGDAYAARDKSKLTQLGITHVVNAAAGKFQVDTGAKFYRGMSLEYYGIEADDNPFFDLSVYFLPVARYIRAALSIPQGRVLVHCAMGISRSATLVLAFLMIYENMTLVEAIQTVQAHRNICPNSGFLRQLQVLDNRLGRETGRL; encoded by the exons ATGGGTCTTCCCCAACCGAGGCTTCCTGCACCAGCTCTGCAGGCTGGACCAGCAACTGCGGGGTGCCGGCCAGAGCTGAGGGGCCAG AGCTGGTCCTTACTCCCTGCCATGGGGCTCTGCCAATTTGCCACCCTGGCACTGGTCCTTCTGGTGCTGCTGGAGGCTCTGGCCCAGGCGGACACACAGAAGATGGTGGGAGCCCAGCGTGGAGTCCGCCCTAGAGCCTGCTACTCCATCCGGCTCCTCCTGGCGCCTGCACCCCCTCTCCACCACTGTCTTTGGCCTCCACAG aaacagcatCAAGTGTGCGGAGACAGGCAGCTGAAAGCCGGCAGCACAAACTGCCCGTCAGAGAAGTGCACAGCCTGGGCCAGATATTCCCACAG GATGGACTCCCTGCAGAAGCAGGACCTCCGGAGGCCCAAGATCCACGGGGCAGTCCGGGCATCCCCCTACCAGCCGCCCACGTTGGCTTCGCTACAGCGTTTGCTGTGGGTCCGTCAGGCTGCCATGCTGAACCACATCGACGAGGTCTGGCCCAGCCTCTTCCTGGGAGATGC GTACGCAGCCCGGGACAAGAGCAAGCTGACCCAGCTGGGAATCACCCACGTTGTGAATGCTGCTGCGGGCAAGTTCCAGGTGGACACAGGTGCCAAGTTCTACCGTGGAATGTCCCTGGAGTACTATGGCATCGAGGCAGATGACAACCCCTTCTTTGACCTCAGTGTCTACTTTCTGCCTGTTGCTCGATACATCCGAGCTGCCCTCAGTATTCCCCAAG GCCGCGTGCTGGTACACTGTGCCATGGGGATAAGCCGCTCTGCCACGCTTGTCCTGGCCTTCCTCATGATCTACGAGAACATGACGCTGGTAGAGGCCATCCAGACGGTGCAGGCCCACCGCAATATCTGCCCTAACTCAGGCTTCCTCCGGCAGCTCCAGGTTCTGGACAACCGACTGGGGCGGGAGACGGGGCGGCTCTGA
- the DUSP13B gene encoding dual specificity protein phosphatase 13B isoform X3: MGLPQPRLPAPALQAGPATAGCRPELRGQSWSLLPAMGLCQFATLALVLLVLLEALAQADTQKMVGAQRGVRPRACYSIRLLLAPAPPLHHCLWPPQKQHQVCGDRQLKAGSTNCPSEKCTAWARYSHSIPVAPGYCTMGFPISWIHPPGACLQPLRCPLCSRMDSLQKQDLRRPKIHGAVRASPYQPPTLASLQRLLWVRQAAMLNHIDEVWPSLFLGDAYAARDKSKLTQLGITHVVNAAAGKFQVDTGAKFYRGMSLEYYGIEADDNPFFDLSVYFLPVARYIRAALSIPQGRVLVHCAMGISRSATLVLAFLMIYENMTLVEAIQTVQAHRNICPNSGFLRQLQVLDNRLGRETGRL; encoded by the exons ATGGGTCTTCCCCAACCGAGGCTTCCTGCACCAGCTCTGCAGGCTGGACCAGCAACTGCGGGGTGCCGGCCAGAGCTGAGGGGCCAG AGCTGGTCCTTACTCCCTGCCATGGGGCTCTGCCAATTTGCCACCCTGGCACTGGTCCTTCTGGTGCTGCTGGAGGCTCTGGCCCAGGCGGACACACAGAAGATGGTGGGAGCCCAGCGTGGAGTCCGCCCTAGAGCCTGCTACTCCATCCGGCTCCTCCTGGCGCCTGCACCCCCTCTCCACCACTGTCTTTGGCCTCCACAG aaacagcatCAAGTGTGCGGAGACAGGCAGCTGAAAGCCGGCAGCACAAACTGCCCGTCAGAGAAGTGCACAGCCTGGGCCAGATATTCCCACAG CATCCCCGTGGCACCTGGGTACTGCACCATGGGCTTCCCCATCAGCTGGATCCACCCTCCAGGAGCCTGCCTCCAGCCACTGCGGTGTCCACTCTGTTCCAGGATGGACTCCCTGCAGAAGCAGGACCTCCGGAGGCCCAAGATCCACGGGGCAGTCCGGGCATCCCCCTACCAGCCGCCCACGTTGGCTTCGCTACAGCGTTTGCTGTGGGTCCGTCAGGCTGCCATGCTGAACCACATCGACGAGGTCTGGCCCAGCCTCTTCCTGGGAGATGC GTACGCAGCCCGGGACAAGAGCAAGCTGACCCAGCTGGGAATCACCCACGTTGTGAATGCTGCTGCGGGCAAGTTCCAGGTGGACACAGGTGCCAAGTTCTACCGTGGAATGTCCCTGGAGTACTATGGCATCGAGGCAGATGACAACCCCTTCTTTGACCTCAGTGTCTACTTTCTGCCTGTTGCTCGATACATCCGAGCTGCCCTCAGTATTCCCCAAG GCCGCGTGCTGGTACACTGTGCCATGGGGATAAGCCGCTCTGCCACGCTTGTCCTGGCCTTCCTCATGATCTACGAGAACATGACGCTGGTAGAGGCCATCCAGACGGTGCAGGCCCACCGCAATATCTGCCCTAACTCAGGCTTCCTCCGGCAGCTCCAGGTTCTGGACAACCGACTGGGGCGGGAGACGGGGCGGCTCTGA
- the DUSP13B gene encoding dual specificity protein phosphatase 13B isoform X6, giving the protein MGLCQFATLALVLLVLLEALAQADTQKMVGAQRGVRPRACYSIRLLLAPAPPLHHCLWPPQKQHQVCGDRQLKAGSTNCPSEKCTAWARYSHSIPVAPGYCTMGFPISWIHPPGACLQPLRCPLCSRMDSLQKQDLRRPKIHGAVRASPYQPPTLASLQRLLWVRQAAMLNHIDEVWPSLFLGDAYAARDKSKLTQLGITHVVNAAAGKFQVDTGAKFYRGMSLEYYGIEADDNPFFDLSVYFLPVARYIRAALSIPQGRVLVHCAMGISRSATLVLAFLMIYENMTLVEAIQTVQAHRNICPNSGFLRQLQVLDNRLGRETGRL; this is encoded by the exons ATGGGGCTCTGCCAATTTGCCACCCTGGCACTGGTCCTTCTGGTGCTGCTGGAGGCTCTGGCCCAGGCGGACACACAGAAGATGGTGGGAGCCCAGCGTGGAGTCCGCCCTAGAGCCTGCTACTCCATCCGGCTCCTCCTGGCGCCTGCACCCCCTCTCCACCACTGTCTTTGGCCTCCACAG aaacagcatCAAGTGTGCGGAGACAGGCAGCTGAAAGCCGGCAGCACAAACTGCCCGTCAGAGAAGTGCACAGCCTGGGCCAGATATTCCCACAG CATCCCCGTGGCACCTGGGTACTGCACCATGGGCTTCCCCATCAGCTGGATCCACCCTCCAGGAGCCTGCCTCCAGCCACTGCGGTGTCCACTCTGTTCCAGGATGGACTCCCTGCAGAAGCAGGACCTCCGGAGGCCCAAGATCCACGGGGCAGTCCGGGCATCCCCCTACCAGCCGCCCACGTTGGCTTCGCTACAGCGTTTGCTGTGGGTCCGTCAGGCTGCCATGCTGAACCACATCGACGAGGTCTGGCCCAGCCTCTTCCTGGGAGATGC GTACGCAGCCCGGGACAAGAGCAAGCTGACCCAGCTGGGAATCACCCACGTTGTGAATGCTGCTGCGGGCAAGTTCCAGGTGGACACAGGTGCCAAGTTCTACCGTGGAATGTCCCTGGAGTACTATGGCATCGAGGCAGATGACAACCCCTTCTTTGACCTCAGTGTCTACTTTCTGCCTGTTGCTCGATACATCCGAGCTGCCCTCAGTATTCCCCAAG GCCGCGTGCTGGTACACTGTGCCATGGGGATAAGCCGCTCTGCCACGCTTGTCCTGGCCTTCCTCATGATCTACGAGAACATGACGCTGGTAGAGGCCATCCAGACGGTGCAGGCCCACCGCAATATCTGCCCTAACTCAGGCTTCCTCCGGCAGCTCCAGGTTCTGGACAACCGACTGGGGCGGGAGACGGGGCGGCTCTGA
- the DUSP13B gene encoding dual specificity protein phosphatase 13B isoform X7 produces the protein MGLCQFATLALVLLVLLEALAQADTQKMVGAQRGVRPRACYSIRLLLAPAPPLHHCLWPPQKQHQVCGDRQLKAGSTNCPSEKCTAWARYSHRMDSLQKQDLRRPKIHGAVRASPYQPPTLASLQRLLWVRQAAMLNHIDEVWPSLFLGDAYAARDKSKLTQLGITHVVNAAAGKFQVDTGAKFYRGMSLEYYGIEADDNPFFDLSVYFLPVARYIRAALSIPQGRVLVHCAMGISRSATLVLAFLMIYENMTLVEAIQTVQAHRNICPNSGFLRQLQVLDNRLGRETGRL, from the exons ATGGGGCTCTGCCAATTTGCCACCCTGGCACTGGTCCTTCTGGTGCTGCTGGAGGCTCTGGCCCAGGCGGACACACAGAAGATGGTGGGAGCCCAGCGTGGAGTCCGCCCTAGAGCCTGCTACTCCATCCGGCTCCTCCTGGCGCCTGCACCCCCTCTCCACCACTGTCTTTGGCCTCCACAG aaacagcatCAAGTGTGCGGAGACAGGCAGCTGAAAGCCGGCAGCACAAACTGCCCGTCAGAGAAGTGCACAGCCTGGGCCAGATATTCCCACAG GATGGACTCCCTGCAGAAGCAGGACCTCCGGAGGCCCAAGATCCACGGGGCAGTCCGGGCATCCCCCTACCAGCCGCCCACGTTGGCTTCGCTACAGCGTTTGCTGTGGGTCCGTCAGGCTGCCATGCTGAACCACATCGACGAGGTCTGGCCCAGCCTCTTCCTGGGAGATGC GTACGCAGCCCGGGACAAGAGCAAGCTGACCCAGCTGGGAATCACCCACGTTGTGAATGCTGCTGCGGGCAAGTTCCAGGTGGACACAGGTGCCAAGTTCTACCGTGGAATGTCCCTGGAGTACTATGGCATCGAGGCAGATGACAACCCCTTCTTTGACCTCAGTGTCTACTTTCTGCCTGTTGCTCGATACATCCGAGCTGCCCTCAGTATTCCCCAAG GCCGCGTGCTGGTACACTGTGCCATGGGGATAAGCCGCTCTGCCACGCTTGTCCTGGCCTTCCTCATGATCTACGAGAACATGACGCTGGTAGAGGCCATCCAGACGGTGCAGGCCCACCGCAATATCTGCCCTAACTCAGGCTTCCTCCGGCAGCTCCAGGTTCTGGACAACCGACTGGGGCGGGAGACGGGGCGGCTCTGA
- the DUSP13B gene encoding dual specificity protein phosphatase 13B isoform X9, with protein sequence MDSLQKQDLRRPKIHGAVRASPYQPPTLASLQRLLWVRQAAMLNHIDEVWPSLFLGDAYAARDKSKLTQLGITHVVNAAAGKFQVDTGAKFYRGMSLEYYGIEADDNPFFDLSVYFLPVARYIRAALSIPQGRVLVHCAMGISRSATLVLAFLMIYENMTLVEAIQTVQAHRNICPNSGFLRQLQVLDNRLGRETGRL encoded by the exons ATGGACTCCCTGCAGAAGCAGGACCTCCGGAGGCCCAAGATCCACGGGGCAGTCCGGGCATCCCCCTACCAGCCGCCCACGTTGGCTTCGCTACAGCGTTTGCTGTGGGTCCGTCAGGCTGCCATGCTGAACCACATCGACGAGGTCTGGCCCAGCCTCTTCCTGGGAGATGC GTACGCAGCCCGGGACAAGAGCAAGCTGACCCAGCTGGGAATCACCCACGTTGTGAATGCTGCTGCGGGCAAGTTCCAGGTGGACACAGGTGCCAAGTTCTACCGTGGAATGTCCCTGGAGTACTATGGCATCGAGGCAGATGACAACCCCTTCTTTGACCTCAGTGTCTACTTTCTGCCTGTTGCTCGATACATCCGAGCTGCCCTCAGTATTCCCCAAG GCCGCGTGCTGGTACACTGTGCCATGGGGATAAGCCGCTCTGCCACGCTTGTCCTGGCCTTCCTCATGATCTACGAGAACATGACGCTGGTAGAGGCCATCCAGACGGTGCAGGCCCACCGCAATATCTGCCCTAACTCAGGCTTCCTCCGGCAGCTCCAGGTTCTGGACAACCGACTGGGGCGGGAGACGGGGCGGCTCTGA